One Candidatus Nitrososphaera evergladensis SR1 genomic window, TGTGTGGAAGCGGTGTCTTGACGGGTTCGCCCCATATGGCCCACAAGTCGTTATAGTTGTACGACGCTGATTCTACCTTTATCAGAACCTCGTTTGGTTTTAGCTTGGGAACGTCGATATCCTCAATCTTGACAACCTTTGTCGGGTCTTTGTTGTATTCTCGAAATACTGCTGCCTTCATATATAGAGGGCAAAGCCTGCTTTTCACCTTAAATAGTTAACTCTACACCGGCCGGCAGAAAAAAGCTGGATGCTTAGCGCCGGTCGAACTTGAACTCCTTCTTTGGCTGCTGCAGGCTCGCCAGAATCTGCTTCAGCTCGTCGTCTGAAAGGGCGCGGTTGAGCCTGCCTGTCGACGCAGCGTTTATCAAATAGTTTTCAACGGCGGTTGCAAGGTCTGGTTTTACCAGCCGTATGTTGGTAAGGCGCTGCCGCGCTTGCGGGTCTAAAACAACGGACAAGACGCGCTGGCGCATCGCGGCGGCCTCTGCCTCCCGCCTCCTTATCTCCTCGTCGTTTGGTTGTTGTGGTGGAGGAGCAGACATTTTTCACTTATGCATAGCGCTGGAGCGCCGGAGCAGCCTTGACCAGCTCTTTGTGGATCTCTGTCGCCAGCCTGTCAAGCTTTTTGGTGCCCTCGCTTGTCACAACCCTGCCCTTTGCCGGCAGCTTGGTGACGTACCCGGCGGCTTCAAGCTGCTGGATGGCGTGCCTGATAATGGCTCCGCCTGCGTCCTTGTGGTGCGAGAGGTTGTAGCCTATCTGCTTGCGACCGCCGTATGCCACCTTGAGATCTGAAACGCCTATTGGACCGTGAAGGTAAATCTTTCTCAAAAGAGAAGCGCATCTGGTGTACCACCAGTCCCTGTTTTGCGGGATCTTTTCGGCGTGAGAGCCTGTCTTGACAAATGCCGACCACGCTGGAGGCTCGATCTTTTTGTCCTTCTTCAGCTGTTCGGCCAGCTTGGCGATTAGCTCGTCAGCCGGAACATCGTAAACCTTGGCCATATGTGTAACGAAAAAGTCGCAACAGCCCTTATAAATCCTTATAGTGGCTGCTTTTTGATATGACCTTGCGGTACGTGTGCCCGCACAGCGCGCACGTTACGCGCACGGCTTTTGTTCCTGATCGGCCTACCCTTACTCTGGCTGTCCTGCCCGGCACTATGAAGGCTTTGCATTTCTTGCAGTACAGCTGCCTTATCTCATAGGGCATTCGCACCCGGTGGCGCATGGCTATTTTTTTTGCAAGATGTGCCCGGCGGCTGGCAAGCGCGGCGTCTTGCTCCTTCAGGGCGCCGGCTACCAAGATCTCGATGCGCTCTCTTGCCATTTCTCTAGCCTGCTGCTTTTTCTTGTTGTCCGTGCAGGCTCTAGCGCCTGTGCCAGATAAAAAGCAGCTGTCATTATAAGGCCCACGCGGCAAACCGTCAGGCACGGACAAGACAATTCTGGTAATAGCAGAGGCGGCTCTTGAACGCGTGCCAGAGGAAATAGCCAGCCACCCGGCGGTGTCAAGCAGGGCAAGAAAGCTTGGCTGCAAAGCGCAGGAAACACTGCTTGACAGAAGCTACCATCATGCCGCCATGAAGCGCCTGCCGGATAGCGGCAAGCGCGGCAGGCCGGACATCGTGCATTTTGCCCTCATGGAGGCGCTTTCGACCCCACTCTTCATCCAAGGACATCTGGACGTGTACGTGCACACGCATGGCAACATGATAATTTCAATGGCAGGCGGCCTGCGCATCCCAAAATCGTATTTCCGCTTTGAGGGCCTCATGCAGGGCCTGTTCCGGGACGGCGTGGTAAAAAGCGACGAAGGTGCCGTGCTCATGGAGATGGTAAAGGGTACGCTTGCAGAGCTGATAGGAGAGGCCAAGCCGGGCAGGGTGGTCGGGCTGTCGTCGGCAGGGGTGCAGTCAAGCGCCGAGCAGGTAGTGGCGAAAAACGACGTGGACAACTGCATGTTCGTGATAGGCGGCTTTCCAAAGGGCCACTTTGACGACGATACAAAAGCATTGTTCAACTGCACTTATTCTATCGAGGGCATGGGACTTGAGGCCCACGTCGTCATCGCCAGGATATTGTACGAATGCGAAAAGAAAAAGAGAAAGTCTAGCCAGGCGGCTTGAAGTAGTAGGCGTCTACCATGAACGCTATGAAAAGCGCCGTCAGGTATGGGCTTGAGAACTTGAACACCGTCCACGAGGCTTTTTCAGTGGGCTTGACAAGGAGCCACATGGAAAGCGCAAGCATCACCGCGCCAAACACTCCGGCAGTCGTTAAATAGATGAGGCCAAATTCGCCAAAGAAGAACGGCACCAGGCTGAACACCACCATCATCACGGTCGTCCCGGCAATGACCCTGACAGAGCTCTTTTCGCTTGACACCACCGGAAGCATCGGAACGCTCGCCTTAGTGTAGTCTTTTTTGATGTGCAGCGCAAGGCTCCAGATGTGGGTAGGTATCCAGAGGAACACGAGGCCGGCCATGACAAGCCCGATCTCAAGGTTCTGCGTCGTTACCGCCACGTAGCCTATCAGCGCCGGCGCGCCTCCAGAAAATCCGCCCAGTATGATGTTTGACTGGCTGCGCCTCTTGAGCCACTTGCTGTAGACTATGACGTTGTCAAAGAGGCCAAAGGCCATCAGCGAAAACGCCCAGATGTTGACAAACCACGACATGACAAGGGATATTGCAGTCAGGATGAGGCCAAATGCAAGGGCGTTTTTCGGCGATATCCTGCCCGATGGGATCGGCCTGTCCTTTGTCCTGTCCATCATGGCGTCAATGTCGCGGTCGATGTACCCCGTCAGCGTTTCTGCGGCCGCCGAGCCGGCAGTCACGCCCCCGATAAGCAAAACCCAGGTCATCGGCTCTATCGGGATGTCAAAGTAAAACGATGCCGTGAGGGCTGCGCCAAAGGTCGTGAAGACTAGGAGGTACCATATCTTGGGCTTGGTCACTTCATAGTAATCCTTGATCTTGCTTCCTACGGAAACCTGCCTCACAGTGTCCAAGCGATCGAGATCCGACCTACAGGGCACATCCTAGTTATTTATAGCTTAAAAAACCAGTGTGCTACTACTTTTCTATCGAGGACGGGTACGCAAGCTCCCTGACCGTCTTGCGCATCTCGATGAACGTCTCGGTCTTTTGCACACCCTCTACCCTGCCTATCTTTTCAGAGATGAGCTGGTGCATCTCGTCAAGCGAGTGGGCGTTCATGGTGACAAGGATGTCAAACCTGCCCGTCACTTCCGAGACTTCGCGCACCTCCGGGATCTTGAAGAGCTCGTTCAGGACGTTGTCGCGCAGTTTTGAGTCCATGTTGATGCCCGTCAACGCCTTTACGTTAAAGCCGAGCGCCTCGTCGTTTATCACTATGGTGAATTTCTTGATAAGTCCCTTCTTTACAAGGCGTTTTATCCTGCTGTACACGACGGACGAGTTGATGTTGATTTTTTTGGATAGCTTGGGCACAGAAATACTGGCATCTTTGGCAAGTTCACTTAAAATTTTGACATCGAGATCGTCTATTTTCCCCATGTAAAGCCGAGCATATCTTAAGATGCTGGGTGTTAATAAACGTATAATATGGTTCCAAACAGTGCTTTAATTCAATATTTTACAAGCTTTCAAGCAACGAAGAGGCACTGGTAAATTATTCGCCAAGCGCGCCGTCAAAGTCAGCAACTGGCGCACGTGCTATTAAGCATTAATAATAAAAAGCCTAGAGGATCTGCTTGTCCTTCAGCAACTCTGCAAGAAGGACTGCGCCCTTGGCAGATCCCATCTTTTCGTTGTGGGACAGGAGCACATACTTGATGCCGTTGTCAAAGGCGGTGTCCTTGCGGAGCCTGCCTACGGCCGTCGTCATGCCGTCGTTGAGCTCGCGGTCAATCCTTGGCTGTGGCCTGGTTGGGTCGTCGTGAACCACGATGTACTCCTTTGGCGCGGACGGGAGCTTGCCTATTGACACGCCCTTTGAGAATTTCAGCATCTCTTTTTTCACATCTTCCGGCTCTGCCGCCTCGGCCGTCTCGACAAAGACAGTCTCCGTGTGGCCGTCAAGGACCGGGACGCGGGTGCAGGTGCAGCTGACGCGGAAATCTGCCGGCGTGATTGCGTTTTTGGCGAACTTGCCGAGGATCTTTTTCGCCTCGACCTGCACCTTTTCCTCTTCCTTTGGTATGTAGGGGATGACGTTGTCGGTGATGTCAAGCGCGATTACGCCCGGCGACCTGCCTGCGCCGGAGAGAGCCTGCATCGAAGTCATTATCACCTTGTTTATGCCAAACTTGTCAAGCACCGGCTTTAGCGTGATGGCAAGGCCGGTGGTGGTGCAGTTTGGCAAGGGAGCAACGAACCCTTTCCAGCCCCTGTTCTTGCCCTGGGCCTTCAAGAGGTCGGCCTGGTCGTCGTTTACGCCCGGGATGAGTATCGGGACATCTGATTCATAGCGAAATGCAGCAGCGGTGCTTATGACCGGCGTGGTTTTTGCAAACTTGGGCTCGATTATCTTGGCATCGTCAGACTCTAGCGCGGTGAATATGAGGTCAAAGTTCTCCGGCTTGATGTCGTCAACCTTGCTGACTGTCATGTTCTTGACGTACTCGGGCACTTCTTCGCGGTTGTGCCATTTCAGTATCCCCGAATTGGGGTCGCGAAGGGCATCGACGTATTTCTTGCCTGCCGACCTTTCAGAAGCTGCCACCTGCGTAAGCTGGAACCACTTGTGCTTGTTGAGAGCCACGACGAATTCCTGACCCACAGCGCCGGTGGCGCCTATCACTGCTACCTTGAGCATATACGGGCGATTGAGAGGTATCGCAGCTAATAATCGTTTTTCCAAACGGGGGGGGCGCACATTCTAAATACAGATAATAACACAAGGAGTTTGATGACGATAGCGGGCGCCTGCTCCCACGGAGGCGTCTACTCCATAGCGGACCACAAAAAGGTCAGGCTTGACTTTAGCTCAAGCGTCAACCCCCTTGGCGCGCCGGCAAGGGCGGTAAGGGCCATTGAGAGGCAGGCAGGCCGCCTTGCGCCCGTCTACCCTGACCCAGAGTGCCGCGACCTCAAAAAGAGCCTGTCGCGGTATCTCGATGTCGACGCAGCGCAGATAGCGGTGGGCAACGGCGCGGCAGAGATAATCTACTGGTTTGCGCAGGCGTTTGCAAAAAAGCGCGTGGTCATCCCGGCGCCCACGTTCTGCGAGTACGAGCTTGCTTCGGAAAAGGCAGGCGCGGAGGTGACGTTTGTCCCGCTGTCTTCAGACTTCGCGCTTGACGCCGAGGCAGTCATAAAAAGCGCCAAGGGCGCAGATGCCGTCTTTATGTGCAACCCAAACAACCCGACCGGCCTGCTGGCAACCGACGCTGTGAGAAAGGTGATTGAAGGCGTCGACCCTTCTACCAAGATTTTGCTGGACGAATGTTTTATCGAGCTCGTCGACAAACCCAAGGCAAACACGCTTGTAAACATGGTGCGCGACTGCGAAAACCTGGTGGTGCTGAGATCGCTGACCAAGTCGTTTGGGATGGCCGGCCTGCGGCTGGGCTACAGCGTATCCAGCCTCGCGCTTGTGCAAGCGATGCAGGCAAGGAAGACGCCGTGGAACGTCAACGGGCTTGCCCAGGCTGCGGGGATAGCGGCGCTTGCAGACGGGAGCCATGTCGCAAGGGCAAGGGCGCTCGTGGCAAGGGAGCGCAGGTTCCTGCATGACAGGATCAAAAGCAAGACAGAATTTGTGCCGCTGAAATCTGACGCAAATTATTTCTTGATACAGCTGCCAGAGGGCAGCAACTCGACAGAATTTCGCGACCGCCTCTTGAAAAAGACAGGGGTGCTTGTGCGCGACTGCAGCACCTTTACCGGCATGGATGGCAGGCACATCCGCGTCGCCGTCAAGACGCACAGGGAAAACGTCGCGCTTGTACAAGCGCTGGAGGCAATGAAACTGGATGGCTAGACGCGCAAAATTGTTGATGGTGCAGGGAACGTCGTCAGGAGCGGGCAAGAGCACGCTCGTGGCAGGGCTGTGCAGGATGTACGCAGACAGGAATTACAGGGTGGTCCCGTTCAAGTCGCAGAACATGTCGTCCAAGCTTTACCTTACAAAGGAAGGTGCAAAAATGGCGCAGGCGCAAGCGGTGCAGGCAGTCGCCTCAAAAAAGCAGCCTGACCCCCGCATGAACCCGATCCTGCTAAAGCCCCTTGGCGAGTATCGAAGCGAGGTCATAATCAACGGCAGGTTCTACTCCGAGATGCACGCACGCGACTATTACGAAAAATTTGCGCTAAAGCAGGGCCTGCCGCTTGCGCTAAAGGCGCTTGACGGGCTGCGGCGCGAAAACGACCTTGTAATTATCGAAGGGGCCGGCTCGCCGGCGGAGATAAACATCGCCAAGTATGACATTGCAAACATGCTCCTTGCAGAAGAGGTCGGGGCGCCCGTTGTTATCGTGGCAGACATTGAGCGCGGCGGGTGCTTTGCCAGCATGGTCGGGACGCTCCAGTTATTGAAAACAAGGCACAGGGCGCTTGTCAAGGGATTCTTGATAAACAAGTTCAGAGGCGACCGGTCGCTTTTAGAGCCGGCGATAACAGAGACGCAAAAGCTGACCAAAAAGCGCATCCTTGGCGTCATACCAAAGATCGACTTTGACCTGCCGGAGGAAGACTCGCTTGTTGGCAGTGCTACTGTAAGGACGGACCTGCCGCAGGACGCATGGGACTGGCAGATAGGCATGCTTGCAAAGGCAATAAAAGACAGCATAGACGTAAAGAGGCTGGACGGGATAGTGGGCATCTGATGCTGCTTGCTCTCATTGCCAGCCTTGCCGGAGGCATTGGCCTTGACGTTGTCGCAGGCGACCCGCCAAACCGCTACCATCCTGTGGCATGGCTTGGCCGGCTCATTGGCTATTTCGTCCCGCGGCTCAAGGCAGGGTCAAGGGCAAAGGAGCGGGCCAAGGGCGCAGCTTTTGCAATACTTTTTGTTGCACTTGTCGGCGCCGGCGTGCACCTTGCCGCCATGGTAAGCCTGTACCTAGCCGGCGCCGTTGCGCTGGCGATATTTTCCGCGATAATCCTAAAGGTCACGGTTGCCGTGCGCGGAATGGACAGACACGCTCGGGCAATAATGGCCTGCCTTGAAAATGGGGACCTGCCCGGCGCAAGGCAGAACCTGTCGAGGATAGTGCGCCGGCCCACAGAGAACCTTGACGAGCAGCACGTGCTTTCTGCCACGATAGAATGTGTCAGCGAAAGCACGGTTGACGGCATCACAGGGCCGGTCTTTTATTATTCACTGCTTGGGCCTGCAGGCGCTTTTGCGTACAGGACAATAAACACGCTTGACTCGATGGTCGCCTACAGAGACGACTATTACAGAGACATTGGCTGGATGTCCGCCCGGCTTGACACCCTTGCCAACTATGTGCCTGCGCGAATCACCGCTTTTCTTATGGTCATATCTGCAAGGATGCTGGGTGCCGACTGGAAGAACTCGCTTGGGATCTTGCAGCGTGACCACAACAAGACGTTCTCGCCAAATGCCGGCTACCCGATGGCCACCATGGCTGGCGCGCTCAGGATACGCTTGGAGAAAATAGGCCACTACGCACTTGGCGACAGCCAAGAGCAGGCATCTCTTGAAAAGTGCAGGACGGCAATTGCGATGATGAAACTTACAACACTTTTGTTTTCCCTTGCGTTTTCCGTGCCGGCAATGTCAGTTTTATATCTGGCCGGCTGGTGGAGGCTCTTGCTTGGCCTCCCTTAAGCCGGTCCAGTCGGTGCTGGCATTTCTCACTATAATCCCTGTCGGCAAGAAGGACGGCGATCACGATATCCACTACATTGCCAAGAATATGTACCTCTTTCCGGTGGCCGGCGCCATTGTGGGCATCATGGCAGGCGGCATGGCCTTTGGCATATCGCCATTTCTGCCTCCGCTCCTTGTCGGCCTGCTGGTCGCAGGGGCGCTCGTGATACTGACTGGCGTGCACCACACCGACGCGCTTGCCGACTTTGCAGACGGCATGATGGCCAAGGGCGACAAGGAGAAGAAACGAAAGGCGATGATGGATCCGGCTGTCGGCTCTGCCGGCGTTGCAGCTCTTGTCATGTACTTTGCAGGCATGATAATCGTGTTCAACACCGGCTTTTCTGGTGGCATAAAGATCCTGACAAGCATAATCGCCGCCGAGGTGATTGCAAAATACATCATGGTTCTTCTTACGTACAGGGGCACGTCGGCGTGGGAGGGTTTCAGCTCGCCCTTTACCGCGGCCATGAAGGATGGAAAGAAGATGCTTGCCGCGACTGCCATCATGCTCCCAATCGTGTGGTTTTCCACCGGCTATGCAGGCATGGCCGCGCTTGGAGTCTCTGTTGCGCTCGGCGCACTTGTGAGACACGCTGCAAAGAGGAGCTTTGGAGGCATCTCCGGCGACGTGCTTGGCGCGTCCAACGAAGTTGCCCGGCTTGCATCGCTCATCGTCCTTTCTTCGTTGCCGCCGGTAGTGATGACGCTTTGACAATAGTTGCTGCAGTCATGTGTGGGGGAAGAGGCACCCGCATGCAGCAGCAACCAGAAACTGAAAAGCCGATGACAGAGCTTGCAGGCAGGCGCTTTGTCGAGCGCGTGGCGCTTGCGCTAAAAGAATCAGGCCGGTTTGAAAGAATAGTTGCGGCAGTTTCGCCAAGCACGCCGGCGACAAAGGAGTTCCTGCTGTCAACAGCAGAAGATATCGCCGAAACAATAGATACTCCGGGCGCCGGCTACCCGCAGGACCTTGCGATTTTGCTTGAAAAGCTTGCGCCGGCAAAGGTGCTCGTGGTGCCTGCAGATGTGCCTCTCCTGACCGCGGCAATAGTAAGCGAAATCGTTGACAAGCTTGCAGCGGTTGGTGCACCCGCAGCGTCCATTGCAATCGAGAAAAGCTTTGCAGAGAGCATCGGAGTTGCGCCAAGCGTCGCTTTTGGAGACCTCTGCCATTCGGGCATCACCTTGTTTGACTCTACGCGTGCAAAAGGCACGGCGATGATGGTAGAAGAGCGTTACGTCATCATGAACAGGGTAGAAGTCGCGCTGAACGTGAATACAAAAAGGGAAAAAGAGGTTGCAGAGTCACTGGTCAAGCGTGCCAATGACCTTGCCGGAAATAACCGCCTTTGAGCCAGAGCTCGTGGCAAGTATCTCGCCGCATCCGGAGCACTTGATTTCAGACGTGGTGTGCGAGAATATGACGGTCCTTGCGCCACACTTTTCGCACTGGACGGAAATAAAGTTGCTCCGCGGTTTTGGAACCAGTATGTTCTCTCTCTTCATATGATCATCAAATCTCCAGCTTGCGTATCCTGCGCCCTTCCTTCATGGTCTTTCTCTGGCAGGTCTTGCATGTATAGCGCAAAGTTATCTTTTTCGTGGTCTTGGCAGTCCTTTTAAGCTCGGGGAATTTCTGGCCGCCGTATCCCTTTTTGTCCTCGGCGTGCCTGCGAGCGCCCTCTGCCACTGTCCTGTCCTTGCCCTTTTTGTATATTGCAACAGACTGCATGGTATGCGTCTTGCACCGGGGGCAGAACTTGCGCATCTCCTTCTCCATCTTCATAGCTAGCACATGAATTCACTCTAGGGTAATTTAAGGTATGTCCGGGTGCCTTGAGGAGGGCCGGCTTAGAAAATCTAATATACTTGTATTATTATCCTTCTGGCATGTTTGAAGCTCTGTTCAGACAAGTGATCGACCCAGCTGCATTTCCAGTATGGATTCCGTTGGCTTTTGGCCTGATAGTTGGTCTGGCCTATGCTATTGCCTCTGGCATGAGGCGCAGCAAGTAAGAAAGAGGCACAGGGTGTCGCTTCTCTTTTCTTTCTTTTTCGATTACCTTATAGCGTAGGCTATTATACCATAGCCCGATATATGGGCCTTTTACACCGTGAAAAGAACGAGTGCGAAGACTGCCACACGCGCTTTTCCAGTTACGAAGAGCTCGTGCACCACGCGCATGACGCCCACAAGCACCACATCATAAAATGCTCCGACTGCGGCAAGCTTTTCCTCCACGAGAAAGACAGGCTGCACCACGTCAAGGAAGAGAGGGAGAGGAAGACGGACATTCGCCGGCACAAGTTTTAAGCGGGCTTTTTTGAGGAAAACAGGACACACTATGAGCATCGATTTTGGATCCAGGGTCAGAGTGGGCGCGGTAAAAGAGCGTACCATCACGGTCGATTCCAACATGACTACAAGCTTTCTCTGGGAGGGCGAAAACGTGCTTTCCACTCCAGCCATGATAATGGAGATGGAAGAAACCTGCCGGCTCTTGCTCAAGGAACAGGCCATCCCCGAAGCAGAGTGGGACTCGGTTGGCACCATAGTCGACATCAGGCACTTGGCGGCAACGCCCGTGGGCGCTCAGGTGTTTCTGAAGGCAAAAGTGACTTCTGTGAACGGCAGGCAGGTCATGTTCGAGGTAGAAGCCAGCGACAGGCTTGAGAAGATAGGGGAAGGCAGGCACGAGCGCTTTATCATCAACGTGCCAAGGTTCCGGGCCAAGTTTGGCGAGAAGCAGAAACAGCTTGGGATGTGAAAAATATATAAGAGATGCATGAAAAGCGTAATTATTCTTAGGTGATACTGTAATGGCATCAATTCAAACAACGCCTGGCGGTATGCCAGTCTTAATCCTGAAGGAAGGGACTAAGGAAAGCAAGGGACGCGAAGCGCAAAAGAACAACTTGACAGCGGCAAAACTGATCGCAGAGATAGTGAAGACGAGCCTTGGCCCACGCGGAATGGACAAGATGCTGGTGGATAACCTTGGCGACGTCACGATAACAAACGACGGCGCCACCATCTTGAAAGAGATTGACGTGCAGCATCCGGCGGCCAAGATGATGGTCGAGGTTTCAAAGTCGGTGGACAACGAGGTCGGCGACGGCACCACGTCTTCGGTGGTGTTTGCTGGCGCCCTGCTTGAAAAAGCGGAGGATCTCTTGAACAAGGATGTCCACCCGTCTGTCATCGTCGACGGCTACAATGCGGCAGCAGATCAGGCGCTAAAGCTTTTGGAAAAGATGGCGGTGCAGGTCGACGTATCAGACAAGGACATGCTCCTAAAGATTGCAAGGACCAGCATGGATTCCAAGCTTGTGTCTGATGACAGCCCGCTCCTTGGCGCAATGGTGGCCGACGCGGCAAAGCAGGTCGCAGAAAAGACAGAGAATGGCGCCCTGAAGGTCGACCTTGACAACATCAAGGTGGAAAAGAAGGCGGGAGGCTCGATGCGCGACACGAAGCTCATCAAGGGCATCGTCCTTGACAAGGAAGTCGTGCACGCAGGAATGCCAAAGCGCATAGAGGGAGCCAAGATTGCGCTTGTCAACTCGGCACTTGAAATTGAAAAGACAGAGATGAGCGCAGAGATACGCATCTCTGATCCGCACCAGATGCAGATGTTCCTCGAAGAAGAAAACAGGATGCTCAAGGCGATGGTGGACAAGGTCAAGAGCTCTGGCGCAAACGTAGTCCTGTGCCAGAAGGGAATAGACGACATTGCCCAGCACTACTTGGCAAAGGCAGGTGTCCTTGCGGTGCGCAGGGTAAAGGAAAGCGACATGACGAAAATGTCCCGCGCAACGGGAGCAAGGATTGTCAACAACCTTGACGACCTGACTGCAAAAGACCTGGGCTCTGCCGAACTGGTAGAAGAGCGCAAGGTAGAGACAGACAAGTGGGTGTTCATTGAAGGGTGCAAGAATCCCAAAGCAGTCACCATCCTCATCCGCGGAGGCTCCCAGAGGGTCGTAGACGAGGCAGACAGATCATTGCACGATGCACTCATGGTCATGAAGGACGTGCTTGAAAAGCCGGCCATAGTGGCAGGCGGAGGCGCGCCAGAGGCCTACATCGCAAACGAGCTGCGCCAATGGTCCTCAAGCCAGGAAGGCCGCGCCCAGCTTGCGGTGCAGAAATTTGCAGACGCCCTCGACACGATCCCACTCAACCTTGCAGAGAACGCAGGCATGGACCCGATTGACACCATGACGGAACTTCGCGCCAAGCAGAGCAAGGGAAGCAAGTGGACAGGGGTCGACGCAAGGAACACGGTGGTTGCCGACATGTACAAGCAGAACGTGCTTGAGCCATTGGTAGTAAAGCAGCAGATAATCAAGTCTGCTACAGAGGTTGCGTCGATGATCCTCAGAATAGACGACGTGATTGCCGCAAGCAAGTCCAAGATGCCAGCCATGCCGCCGGGCGGTGGAGGTATGGGTGGCATGGGCGGAATGGGCGGCATGGGAATGGAATAAGAAGAAAAAAGTCCTCTTTCTCCTCCTTCCCTTTTTTCCTCTTTCTTCTTTTTCAACAAACAACAAATATCGCAAAGTGCTAACGCTCGCAAGAAGAAAAAGTGATAATCGACAAGCTGAAGCAGCTGCACATCCTTGGCTCGATAGTGGTGATGCCGGACTTTTTCGTTGACAGGATAATCAGGCTTGACGCAAGGGAAAAGCTGGCCAGCGCGCTTGAGGAAAAGGCAAAAAATGGCGGCGGGAGCGTCCGGGGCGTCCCCACGACAGACATCAGGGGCGGAAACGCAGTCAACGTCGCGTACGCGCTTGCCAAGATGGGCGCCAAGGTGACGCTGTTTACGGTCGCAGACGAGATGGGTGCGGCCATGATAAGGCAGTCGTTTTCGCAGTTTGGCGACAGGGTGACGCTCAAAATCGCGCAGGGCAGGCACGGCTGCACCACCGCGTTTGAGTTTCCGCACGACGACAGCAGGGTTAACGTGATGGTAAGCGACATCGGGGACAATGCAAGCTTTGGACCCGACAAGGTCAGCTCAAAGGAAGATCAAGCGGCGCTAAAGAATGCCGACGCGGTGATGGTGGTCAACTGGGCAAGCAACCAGAAAGGCACCGAGCTTGCAGAGCACGTCTTTAAAGGCTCGCCCAGTGCTCTGCACTTTATCGACCCTGCAGACATTGCCACGAGAAAGCAAGAGTTCCGCGACGCGCTGTTCAAGCTTGGCTCCGTCACCGATTACCTAAGCATAAACGAAAACGAGTGCGACCACTTGGCGTCCGCGCTTGGGCTTGACGCGCCCCTTGGCGCAAGCTACAGGCCGGACGACG contains:
- a CDS encoding ribonuclease P protein component 4, with protein sequence MARERIEILVAGALKEQDAALASRRAHLAKKIAMRHRVRMPYEIRQLYCKKCKAFIVPGRTARVRVGRSGTKAVRVTCALCGHTYRKVISKSSHYKDL
- a CDS encoding pyridoxal phosphate-dependent aminotransferase translates to MTIAGACSHGGVYSIADHKKVRLDFSSSVNPLGAPARAVRAIERQAGRLAPVYPDPECRDLKKSLSRYLDVDAAQIAVGNGAAEIIYWFAQAFAKKRVVIPAPTFCEYELASEKAGAEVTFVPLSSDFALDAEAVIKSAKGADAVFMCNPNNPTGLLATDAVRKVIEGVDPSTKILLDECFIELVDKPKANTLVNMVRDCENLVVLRSLTKSFGMAGLRLGYSVSSLALVQAMQARKTPWNVNGLAQAAGIAALADGSHVARARALVARERRFLHDRIKSKTEFVPLKSDANYFLIQLPEGSNSTEFRDRLLKKTGVLVRDCSTFTGMDGRHIRVAVKTHRENVALVQALEAMKLDG
- a CDS encoding Lrp/AsnC family transcriptional regulator, coding for MGKIDDLDVKILSELAKDASISVPKLSKKININSSVVYSRIKRLVKKGLIKKFTIVINDEALGFNVKALTGINMDSKLRDNVLNELFKIPEVREVSEVTGRFDILVTMNAHSLDEMHQLISEKIGRVEGVQKTETFIEMRKTVRELAYPSSIEK
- a CDS encoding cobalamin biosynthesis protein, with protein sequence MLLALIASLAGGIGLDVVAGDPPNRYHPVAWLGRLIGYFVPRLKAGSRAKERAKGAAFAILFVALVGAGVHLAAMVSLYLAGAVALAIFSAIILKVTVAVRGMDRHARAIMACLENGDLPGARQNLSRIVRRPTENLDEQHVLSATIECVSESTVDGITGPVFYYSLLGPAGAFAYRTINTLDSMVAYRDDYYRDIGWMSARLDTLANYVPARITAFLMVISARMLGADWKNSLGILQRDHNKTFSPNAGYPMATMAGALRIRLEKIGHYALGDSQEQASLEKCRTAIAMMKLTTLLFSLAFSVPAMSVLYLAGWWRLLLGLP
- a CDS encoding ribosome biogenesis protein, with protein sequence MPEEIASHPAVSSRARKLGCKAQETLLDRSYHHAAMKRLPDSGKRGRPDIVHFALMEALSTPLFIQGHLDVYVHTHGNMIISMAGGLRIPKSYFRFEGLMQGLFRDGVVKSDEGAVLMEMVKGTLAELIGEAKPGRVVGLSSAGVQSSAEQVVAKNDVDNCMFVIGGFPKGHFDDDTKALFNCTYSIEGMGLEAHVVIARILYECEKKKRKSSQAA
- the asd gene encoding aspartate-semialdehyde dehydrogenase, which codes for MLKVAVIGATGAVGQEFVVALNKHKWFQLTQVAASERSAGKKYVDALRDPNSGILKWHNREEVPEYVKNMTVSKVDDIKPENFDLIFTALESDDAKIIEPKFAKTTPVISTAAAFRYESDVPILIPGVNDDQADLLKAQGKNRGWKGFVAPLPNCTTTGLAITLKPVLDKFGINKVIMTSMQALSGAGRSPGVIALDITDNVIPYIPKEEEKVQVEAKKILGKFAKNAITPADFRVSCTCTRVPVLDGHTETVFVETAEAAEPEDVKKEMLKFSKGVSIGKLPSAPKEYIVVHDDPTRPQPRIDRELNDGMTTAVGRLRKDTAFDNGIKYVLLSHNEKMGSAKGAVLLAELLKDKQIL
- a CDS encoding 30S ribosomal protein S19e; translated protein: MAKVYDVPADELIAKLAEQLKKDKKIEPPAWSAFVKTGSHAEKIPQNRDWWYTRCASLLRKIYLHGPIGVSDLKVAYGGRKQIGYNLSHHKDAGGAIIRHAIQQLEAAGYVTKLPAKGRVVTSEGTKKLDRLATEIHKELVKAAPALQRYA
- a CDS encoding DNA-binding protein, which produces MSAPPPQQPNDEEIRRREAEAAAMRQRVLSVVLDPQARQRLTNIRLVKPDLATAVENYLINAASTGRLNRALSDDELKQILASLQQPKKEFKFDRR
- a CDS encoding heme o synthase — translated: MRQVSVGSKIKDYYEVTKPKIWYLLVFTTFGAALTASFYFDIPIEPMTWVLLIGGVTAGSAAAETLTGYIDRDIDAMMDRTKDRPIPSGRISPKNALAFGLILTAISLVMSWFVNIWAFSLMAFGLFDNVIVYSKWLKRRSQSNIILGGFSGGAPALIGYVAVTTQNLEIGLVMAGLVFLWIPTHIWSLALHIKKDYTKASVPMLPVVSSEKSSVRVIAGTTVMMVVFSLVPFFFGEFGLIYLTTAGVFGAVMLALSMWLLVKPTEKASWTVFKFSSPYLTALFIAFMVDAYYFKPPG
- a CDS encoding cobyric acid synthase, whose protein sequence is MARRAKLLMVQGTSSGAGKSTLVAGLCRMYADRNYRVVPFKSQNMSSKLYLTKEGAKMAQAQAVQAVASKKQPDPRMNPILLKPLGEYRSEVIINGRFYSEMHARDYYEKFALKQGLPLALKALDGLRRENDLVIIEGAGSPAEINIAKYDIANMLLAEEVGAPVVIVADIERGGCFASMVGTLQLLKTRHRALVKGFLINKFRGDRSLLEPAITETQKLTKKRILGVIPKIDFDLPEEDSLVGSATVRTDLPQDAWDWQIGMLAKAIKDSIDVKRLDGIVGI